The following coding sequences are from one Pseudoalteromonas carrageenovora IAM 12662 window:
- a CDS encoding polyphosphate polymerase domain-containing protein: MTIQARFKDELFEKDTSISPVAITAINSKNKQAQPEKPNADGSLSTLINELLTPFEGYGLNDLNNANLMNRVDSKFMLPLSFLPELLTHIQGQYRVLDIQGKRLFSYYNQYFDTPELDLYKAHHNGKLNRYKVRQRRYVDTATEYLEVKLKNNQSRTVKTRIKLEKNNEQAHCTAFMKEQMKNSFAHLNVTQQSGYNRIALANEEKAERLTLDFNLWYNTPKGDNKITLPGFFIAELKQRKKTKHSPFYKLMSKHHIFPASFSKYCIGCALLYPERLKVNRFKPVLARLKHLNRTNPLLPLENN, translated from the coding sequence ATGACAATTCAAGCACGTTTTAAGGATGAACTTTTTGAAAAGGATACTTCAATCTCACCAGTAGCAATTACTGCAATAAACTCTAAAAATAAGCAGGCTCAACCTGAAAAGCCAAATGCTGATGGCTCATTATCAACATTAATTAACGAGTTACTCACCCCATTTGAAGGCTACGGGTTAAACGATCTTAATAACGCTAATTTAATGAACCGTGTAGACAGTAAGTTTATGCTACCACTGTCGTTTTTACCTGAGCTACTTACTCATATACAAGGCCAGTACCGTGTACTTGATATACAAGGTAAGCGTTTATTTTCTTACTATAATCAGTACTTTGATACGCCCGAACTTGATTTATATAAAGCCCACCATAACGGTAAGCTTAATCGCTACAAAGTGCGCCAAAGGCGCTACGTAGATACAGCCACCGAATACCTAGAAGTAAAACTAAAAAACAACCAAAGCCGTACGGTTAAAACACGCATCAAGCTCGAAAAAAACAACGAGCAAGCCCATTGTACTGCGTTTATGAAAGAGCAAATGAAAAACAGCTTTGCACATCTAAACGTAACCCAGCAAAGCGGCTATAACCGCATAGCACTAGCCAACGAAGAAAAAGCCGAGCGCTTAACGCTTGATTTTAACCTGTGGTACAACACCCCAAAAGGCGATAACAAAATAACACTACCGGGCTTTTTTATTGCCGAACTTAAGCAACGTAAAAAAACAAAACACTCGCCATTTTATAAGCTTATGAGCAAACACCACATATTCCCTGCCTCGTTTAGTAAATACTGCATTGGCTGTGCTTTGCTTTACCCCGAGCGCTTAAAAGTAAACCGCTTTAAACCTGTTTTAGCCCGCTTAAAACACCTTAACCGCACTAACCCACTATTACCTTTAGAGAATAATTAA
- a CDS encoding antibiotic biosynthesis monooxygenase family protein, protein MSVIANTPKPPYFAVIFTSIRTEGDNGYGEMANRMIELAEQQSGFLGMESAREDVGITVSYWADLDSIKNWKDNSEHLEAQKIGRKSWYDTFKVRISKVERDYGI, encoded by the coding sequence ATGTCAGTTATCGCTAATACACCGAAACCTCCATATTTTGCTGTTATTTTCACTTCCATACGAACAGAAGGTGATAATGGTTATGGTGAAATGGCAAATAGGATGATTGAGCTTGCAGAGCAGCAGTCTGGATTCTTGGGCATGGAATCAGCAAGAGAAGATGTAGGTATAACGGTTTCTTATTGGGCAGACTTAGATTCAATTAAAAATTGGAAAGATAACTCTGAGCACTTGGAAGCCCAAAAAATTGGTCGTAAGTCTTGGTACGATACATTTAAGGTTCGTATATCTAAAGTGGAACGTGATTACGGTATATAA
- a CDS encoding LysR family transcriptional regulator, with protein MDQLKAIRYFIKVVETGSFTKAAKAFDVPPSSLSRRVADLEKSLGATLLKRSTRIVKLTEVGQIYYNDVQQIINQLEQSHETVRSYQTTPMGRLCISSMVSFGDKILLPLLDEFSALYPEIILDVSLSDELSTLGRDDVDIAIRGGYAPNERVLAIKLMDNGFIPVASPCYLQKYGVPNNVMELKDHSGLYFKTPAGPTPWLCKVDDQWHDVSGPAVAISNNGSWLAKKACNGEGILMSTRWALDSYLESGQLQELKFEHELAISQNATMAVYLLYQKQRYLVPKVKAAVDFLVQRIKS; from the coding sequence TTGGATCAACTAAAAGCAATACGGTATTTTATTAAGGTGGTTGAAACAGGCAGTTTTACCAAAGCCGCAAAAGCATTTGATGTGCCGCCCTCGTCGTTGTCACGGCGGGTTGCTGATTTAGAAAAAAGCCTAGGGGCGACGCTTTTAAAGCGTTCGACCCGTATAGTTAAATTGACCGAAGTTGGGCAAATTTACTATAACGATGTTCAGCAAATAATAAATCAGCTAGAGCAAAGCCACGAAACAGTGCGCAGTTATCAAACAACACCAATGGGGCGATTATGTATAAGCTCAATGGTGAGTTTTGGTGATAAAATATTACTGCCTCTGCTTGATGAATTTAGCGCGCTATACCCCGAAATTATATTAGATGTTAGCTTAAGTGATGAGCTGTCTACACTTGGGCGTGACGACGTTGATATAGCCATTCGTGGTGGTTATGCGCCAAATGAACGCGTGCTAGCAATAAAACTAATGGATAATGGCTTTATTCCTGTCGCGTCACCCTGCTATTTACAAAAATACGGCGTGCCTAATAATGTTATGGAATTAAAGGATCACAGTGGCCTTTATTTTAAAACGCCAGCGGGGCCAACGCCTTGGTTATGTAAAGTGGATGATCAATGGCACGACGTTTCTGGGCCTGCGGTCGCTATTTCAAATAACGGATCGTGGCTGGCTAAAAAAGCATGTAATGGTGAGGGTATTTTAATGTCTACTCGGTGGGCGCTCGACTCATACCTTGAGTCTGGCCAGTTGCAAGAGCTTAAGTTTGAGCATGAATTAGCGATAAGCCAAAATGCGACTATGGCGGTTTATTTGTTATATCAAAAACAGCGCTATTTAGTACCAAAGGTGAAAGCGGCGGTCGACTTTTTAGTACAAAGAATAAAAAGCTAG
- a CDS encoding CotH kinase family protein: MNIKPFIFYSVIASTTLLYGCGGTEQTTDSSTEQSTDSSSTITSTGLVINEIVASPSDTTYDWIELYATEDIADLSVFSLVDDNADREPQALPAVSLSQGEFIVIQAIDETDTPPDNGYYVTFKLGSDDAVTLYEDGTAISVLDWEEGEAAEGFSYGLYTDGTGTAQTLTPTEGAANQTADTSTLVTTLIAEDAPLRINEVLAKDSSGGEDWIELYVTSSSDVYLADYTLSDDNNEQFALPDITLSPGEFYRIYASTDDLGDLPSVAFKLGSSDTVSLYSNNVIIEQLSWNKGQALSGYSYGRYPDGSDATAVLTPTELSSNSQATHGPLVINEIVASAADDGNDWFELYNNSANTINLANYQVIDESDDIDPVTLPDIDLYAGEYITIYATDEDPGTYYVPFKLGKEDELSLILNDEVIDYIDWDESDVATGFSYGLSSNTGFTHAFLTPTPSSENTVATAFTPTAVNTLSITITDENWQDILDNPLDEEYHETAITFNGVTLDSVAIRTKGGSSLSSVANSSSDRYSFKVDINEYVSGQKFFGLKKFTLQNSFNDPSYMREVIAYELMDEMGVPTPEHAYVNFYVNGELFGLYLMVEAVDGEFVEKHFTNSNGDLYKPDGTGSDLLWLGDDIQSYTDINLQTNEDTTDNGAFINFVESLDKGETSAIEVDTLLRYMSVSTSLSNLDSYHGPLAHNYYIYDDDGVFSILPWDFNESFGTFNMDCNNVDVRELYIDEPVSGALSERPLIANVFAEQSNLDTYHSYLTQLINGSLSSDTFNARVNEIADLIREHVQNDPTSFYGSTYFEQNLTSTTGQFYGLTSFMQYRVANMVAQIDGTLPSAGDGSGFCAR; this comes from the coding sequence ATGAATATAAAACCTTTTATATTTTATTCAGTTATTGCCTCTACTACATTATTGTATGGCTGTGGCGGTACTGAGCAAACAACCGATAGCAGCACAGAGCAAAGTACTGACTCATCATCAACAATCACGTCAACTGGTTTAGTTATTAACGAAATTGTCGCAAGCCCAAGCGATACCACCTACGATTGGATTGAGCTATACGCCACTGAAGATATAGCCGACTTATCGGTATTTTCACTTGTTGATGATAACGCCGACAGAGAGCCTCAAGCTCTGCCCGCAGTATCGCTTTCCCAAGGTGAGTTTATTGTTATTCAAGCCATTGATGAAACCGATACACCGCCCGATAACGGTTATTACGTCACCTTTAAACTAGGTAGCGACGATGCGGTTACGTTATACGAGGACGGCACTGCTATCTCTGTACTTGATTGGGAAGAAGGCGAAGCCGCTGAAGGCTTTAGTTACGGCTTATACACCGATGGCACCGGCACCGCGCAAACACTAACGCCCACAGAGGGCGCAGCTAACCAAACAGCAGATACCTCAACACTTGTTACAACGCTAATTGCTGAAGATGCCCCACTGCGTATAAACGAAGTATTAGCAAAAGATAGTAGTGGCGGCGAGGACTGGATAGAGCTTTATGTAACAAGCAGTAGCGATGTTTATTTAGCAGACTACACCCTAAGTGATGACAATAACGAACAGTTTGCTCTACCCGATATTACGTTATCGCCGGGTGAGTTTTACCGTATTTACGCAAGCACCGATGATTTAGGCGATCTGCCAAGCGTTGCGTTTAAATTAGGCTCAAGCGATACCGTAAGCCTTTACAGTAACAATGTAATTATAGAGCAGTTATCGTGGAATAAAGGCCAAGCGCTGAGTGGTTACAGCTATGGTCGCTACCCTGATGGCAGCGATGCAACTGCGGTACTCACTCCAACAGAGCTTAGCTCAAACAGCCAAGCAACCCACGGGCCACTCGTTATTAACGAAATAGTGGCAAGCGCCGCAGACGATGGCAACGACTGGTTTGAGCTATACAACAACAGCGCAAATACAATTAACTTAGCCAACTACCAAGTTATTGATGAAAGCGACGACATAGACCCCGTTACCCTGCCCGACATAGATTTATACGCGGGTGAATACATAACTATTTATGCCACCGACGAAGACCCAGGCACTTACTACGTCCCGTTTAAACTAGGCAAAGAAGACGAGCTAAGCTTAATACTCAACGATGAAGTAATTGACTACATTGACTGGGATGAAAGTGATGTAGCCACAGGCTTTAGTTACGGCCTAAGTAGCAATACAGGCTTTACTCATGCGTTTTTAACACCTACCCCAAGTAGTGAAAATACAGTTGCAACCGCCTTTACACCCACAGCGGTTAATACGCTTTCTATTACAATTACTGACGAAAACTGGCAAGACATTCTAGATAACCCACTTGATGAGGAATATCACGAAACCGCTATTACCTTTAATGGTGTAACACTTGATAGCGTTGCTATTCGCACTAAAGGCGGCTCAAGCTTAAGCAGTGTTGCCAACTCTAGCAGCGACCGTTACAGCTTTAAGGTTGATATTAACGAATATGTGTCGGGGCAAAAGTTTTTTGGACTAAAAAAATTCACACTACAAAACTCGTTTAACGACCCGTCGTACATGCGTGAAGTAATCGCCTACGAGCTAATGGATGAAATGGGCGTACCAACGCCTGAGCATGCTTACGTTAACTTTTATGTAAACGGCGAACTATTTGGTTTGTATTTAATGGTAGAAGCCGTAGATGGCGAATTTGTTGAAAAACACTTTACCAACAGTAATGGCGATTTATACAAGCCAGATGGCACAGGCAGCGATTTATTATGGCTAGGTGACGACATACAAAGCTACACCGATATAAACCTGCAAACCAACGAAGACACCACAGATAACGGCGCCTTTATTAACTTTGTAGAATCGCTCGATAAAGGCGAAACCAGCGCCATAGAAGTAGACACACTTTTACGTTATATGTCGGTTAGTACTTCACTGTCCAATTTAGATAGCTACCACGGCCCGCTTGCACATAACTATTATATTTACGATGACGATGGCGTATTTAGCATTTTGCCGTGGGATTTTAACGAGTCATTCGGCACATTTAACATGGATTGTAATAACGTAGATGTAAGAGAGCTCTACATTGATGAGCCAGTAAGCGGCGCATTAAGCGAGCGCCCGTTAATTGCTAATGTCTTTGCCGAGCAAAGCAACCTAGACACGTACCACAGTTACTTAACACAGCTTATTAATGGCTCACTTTCAAGTGACACATTTAACGCACGCGTAAATGAAATAGCCGATTTAATTCGTGAGCACGTACAAAACGACCCAACTAGCTTTTATGGCTCAACCTACTTTGAGCAAAACCTTACCTCTACAACGGGGCAGTTTTACGGCTTAACGTCTTTTATGCAGTACCGCGTAGCAAATATGGTCGCGCAGATTGATGGCACATTGCCCTCAGCGGGTGATGGCAGCGGATTTTGCGCTAGATAA
- a CDS encoding zinc-binding dehydrogenase gives MTDKNIQLTSTISEDNKLTLALKNIEMPKPNADEVVIRIEAAPLNPSDLGVLFSAADLSTAKQSGTDENPVITADVPAQFMPSLKTRVGKATQVGNEGAGTVVAAGSSPAAQALMGKTVAVIGGGTYRQFICANVQSCLELKEGTTAKEGASSFVNPLTALAMVETMRAEGHKAIIHAAAASNLGQMLNRICIADGVDLINIVRKPQQEKLLRDMGAKYVVNSSSDTFLADLTAAIIETGATIAFDPIGGGQLTSDILNCMEAAAARDMKEHSLYGSDTFKQAYIYGALDRGPITLNRNFGFAWAVNGFLLFNALGKLGTDTVMKMRKRVANEITTTFASNYTHEVSLAEVLHLQSIAAYSKQATGEKYLIKPQA, from the coding sequence ATGACAGATAAAAATATCCAACTAACTTCAACTATCAGCGAAGACAATAAACTTACACTTGCCTTAAAAAACATCGAGATGCCAAAGCCAAATGCCGATGAAGTAGTTATTCGTATTGAAGCTGCACCATTAAATCCATCAGACTTAGGCGTTTTATTCAGCGCAGCTGATTTGTCTACTGCAAAACAATCGGGTACTGATGAAAACCCCGTAATTACTGCTGATGTTCCAGCTCAATTTATGCCATCACTTAAAACACGTGTTGGTAAAGCAACACAAGTAGGTAATGAAGGTGCAGGCACCGTAGTGGCTGCAGGCTCATCGCCAGCCGCACAAGCATTAATGGGCAAAACAGTGGCTGTTATTGGTGGCGGTACGTACCGTCAATTTATATGTGCCAATGTACAAAGTTGCCTAGAGTTAAAAGAAGGGACTACCGCTAAAGAAGGTGCATCATCTTTTGTTAACCCACTTACCGCACTCGCCATGGTAGAAACCATGCGCGCTGAAGGCCATAAAGCCATTATTCACGCCGCAGCGGCTTCTAACCTTGGCCAAATGCTAAACCGTATTTGTATTGCCGATGGCGTTGATTTAATTAACATTGTACGCAAACCACAACAAGAAAAGTTACTGCGCGATATGGGTGCTAAATACGTTGTAAACTCAAGCAGCGACACTTTTCTTGCTGACCTAACAGCTGCAATAATTGAAACCGGTGCAACTATCGCATTTGACCCTATTGGTGGCGGCCAACTAACAAGTGACATACTGAACTGTATGGAAGCGGCAGCTGCGCGCGATATGAAAGAGCACAGCCTATATGGCTCAGACACGTTTAAACAAGCATATATTTATGGTGCGTTAGATCGCGGGCCTATTACACTTAATCGTAACTTTGGCTTTGCTTGGGCTGTAAACGGGTTCTTGTTATTTAATGCTTTAGGTAAATTAGGCACAGATACAGTAATGAAAATGCGCAAACGCGTTGCTAATGAAATCACCACTACATTTGCGAGCAACTACACGCACGAAGTGTCATTAGCTGAGGTATTACATTTACAATCAATCGCGGCTTACTCTAAACAAGCTACCGGCGAGAAGTACTTAATTAAACCTCAAGCTTAA
- a CDS encoding IS110 family RNA-guided transposase: protein MNKHSILFIGLDTHKEFNEVAYIEEHRGSQPVHLGRFSSSKVAVQKLVRQFESKYPGATLHFVYEAGPCGYWIYRLITSLGHCCYVVAPSLIPKKPGEKIKTDKRDALKLAKLLKSEDLTPIYVPEPEDEAVRDLSRAREIAMEDLKDAKYQLKALMLRNNINYKGTANWSQKHLRWLTELVLPHPAQHIVLQEFLQTITERISRLERLDNELTHHVHQWRYYPVVKAIQAMRGVRLLVATGVVAELGDLSRFDHPRKLMSYLGLVPSEHSSGGKRHIGAITKCGNGRARRLLVEGAHTYRYAANISTDMQKRQEGLPKDIIDIAWKAQLRLCKRYKKMIAKGKHYNLVVTAIAREMIAYIWAIAKEVVLTPVNAKLRLARVPA, encoded by the coding sequence ATGAACAAACATAGCATACTTTTTATCGGACTTGATACACATAAAGAATTCAATGAAGTCGCCTATATTGAAGAACATAGAGGCTCTCAACCTGTTCACCTTGGTCGATTTTCTTCTTCCAAAGTGGCCGTTCAAAAGCTTGTTCGTCAGTTTGAATCTAAATACCCTGGCGCAACGCTACACTTTGTTTATGAAGCAGGCCCTTGTGGTTATTGGATTTACAGATTAATCACAAGCCTTGGCCATTGCTGTTATGTGGTTGCCCCGTCTCTTATTCCTAAAAAACCAGGCGAGAAGATTAAAACCGATAAACGTGATGCCCTTAAGCTCGCTAAATTACTTAAATCTGAAGATTTAACACCTATCTATGTTCCCGAGCCTGAAGATGAAGCCGTACGCGATTTATCTCGCGCACGCGAAATAGCCATGGAAGATTTAAAAGATGCTAAATATCAATTAAAAGCGTTGATGCTTCGCAATAATATTAATTACAAAGGCACCGCAAATTGGTCACAAAAACATTTACGTTGGCTCACTGAGCTTGTGCTGCCACATCCCGCGCAGCACATTGTCTTACAGGAGTTTTTACAAACAATTACCGAGCGAATAAGCCGACTTGAAAGACTAGACAATGAACTAACACATCACGTCCATCAATGGCGTTATTATCCCGTTGTTAAAGCAATACAAGCAATGCGAGGTGTTCGCTTGTTGGTCGCCACCGGCGTTGTAGCTGAGCTTGGTGATTTATCGCGCTTCGACCATCCCCGTAAATTAATGAGTTATCTCGGTCTTGTACCCAGTGAACACTCGAGTGGTGGCAAACGCCATATTGGCGCTATCACAAAATGCGGAAACGGCCGAGCAAGACGCCTTCTCGTTGAAGGTGCACACACTTATCGGTATGCGGCAAATATATCGACAGATATGCAAAAACGACAAGAAGGTTTACCAAAGGACATTATTGATATTGCGTGGAAAGCACAACTTAGGCTCTGCAAGCGCTATAAAAAAATGATAGCCAAAGGGAAACACTACAACCTTGTTGTCACCGCAATTGCCCGAGAAATGATTGCGTACATATGGGCCATTGCAAAAGAAGTGGTACTTACGCCAGTGAACGCAAAACTTAGATTGGCAAGAGTACCCGCATGA
- a CDS encoding NAD-dependent epimerase/dehydratase family protein encodes MRILVTGSAGRVGRAIYIKLMRTHDVVGIDKTPCSTADYIGDILDSDLIDRALKNVDVIIHTAALHAPHVGLVPDSEFQSINVDATEKLALAGLKAGIKHFIFTSTTALYGYASTPKGIAGWINEDVTPQPKSIYHKSKIAAEAKLEEISKLFQLPVTVLQMSRCFPEPADLMAVFRLTRGIDARDVANAHLCSVEKRLSGFNRFIISGATPFQLSDCEALYTDAASVIERQCPDIALAFKQRDWQLPQSLDRVYDSSSACDKLGWLPIHGFKSVLKMLDTEIPEVLPILKRS; translated from the coding sequence GTGAGAATTTTAGTAACAGGCTCTGCCGGTAGAGTCGGGCGTGCAATCTATATTAAATTAATGCGCACCCATGACGTGGTCGGCATTGATAAAACGCCTTGCTCAACAGCCGATTACATTGGTGATATTCTTGATAGTGATCTGATTGATCGGGCTCTTAAAAATGTTGATGTCATCATTCATACAGCGGCTCTTCACGCTCCACATGTTGGTTTAGTACCTGATTCAGAGTTTCAGTCTATCAACGTAGACGCGACCGAGAAACTCGCTCTGGCTGGATTAAAAGCAGGTATTAAGCACTTTATTTTTACCAGCACTACTGCATTGTACGGCTATGCTTCAACACCTAAAGGTATTGCAGGTTGGATAAATGAAGACGTCACACCTCAACCCAAGTCGATTTATCATAAAAGTAAAATTGCGGCTGAAGCTAAGCTAGAAGAAATTTCAAAGTTGTTTCAGCTTCCAGTTACTGTGCTGCAAATGTCGAGATGTTTTCCTGAACCTGCGGATTTAATGGCAGTATTTCGCCTTACTCGTGGCATAGATGCTCGTGATGTAGCAAACGCTCATTTATGTTCTGTGGAAAAACGCTTAAGTGGTTTTAATCGTTTTATAATCTCAGGCGCTACACCTTTTCAACTTTCTGATTGTGAAGCTCTATATACTGATGCTGCATCTGTCATCGAGCGTCAATGTCCTGACATCGCGCTAGCATTTAAACAAAGAGATTGGCAACTACCTCAAAGCTTAGATCGCGTATATGATTCATCATCTGCATGTGACAAATTAGGGTGGTTACCTATACATGGTTTTAAAAGCGTTTTGAAAATGCTAGATACTGAAATACCTGAAGTATTGCCAATTTTGAAACGCAGCTAA
- a CDS encoding DUF4956 domain-containing protein, protein MTKLDLIFLSRFLVNILSLAVLCYGCYFRISKNAVVAGSFILFGVGVFIITFLLHGVDMSMEFAFGLFAVFTMLRYRTESISIKEMTYLFLVTAIALLTSVGQMSLIELSILNGIICLIAFLIDSSVFVKRYEVQSVCYERIENITPQNQATLIHDLKQRTGLNVVAVDIEHIDFLRDVAQLKVSYLAEKQTKAA, encoded by the coding sequence ATGACCAAATTAGATCTTATTTTTCTTTCCCGCTTTTTAGTTAACATCCTATCGCTGGCTGTACTTTGCTATGGCTGTTACTTTCGCATAAGTAAAAATGCAGTGGTGGCAGGCTCGTTTATTTTATTTGGCGTAGGCGTTTTTATTATTACCTTTTTGCTGCACGGCGTTGATATGTCGATGGAATTTGCATTTGGCCTATTTGCCGTATTTACCATGCTAAGGTACCGCACTGAGTCTATTTCGATTAAAGAAATGACTTACTTATTTCTCGTTACTGCCATTGCTTTACTGACCTCTGTAGGGCAAATGAGCTTAATTGAGCTAAGCATTCTTAACGGCATAATTTGCTTAATTGCCTTTTTGATTGACTCTAGCGTATTTGTAAAACGCTACGAAGTACAAAGCGTTTGCTACGAGCGCATAGAAAACATAACCCCGCAAAACCAAGCCACACTCATCCATGATTTAAAACAGCGCACAGGGCTAAACGTAGTTGCTGTAGATATAGAACACATCGACTTTTTAAGAGACGTAGCGCAACTAAAAGTAAGTTACTTAGCCGAAAAACAAACAAAGGCAGCCTAA
- a CDS encoding OprO/OprP family phosphate-selective porin has protein sequence MTSKQTITYAALSALCFVSNASFAKINDDIDLSGYIMLDYNKFDTSLLEGQYESNDSESTSEIRRARLSFKSDISKDWKSKFQLGFADGETEIKDAYLEYSGWKYADLTIGQQKEGFGLEKLTSSRNLLMLERSMISEAFSPGRSLGISLSGDIASVNWQLGYYEPDEDEATSAITGRVAWVPWQQNTNLLHLGVAFSERQYDGNEFRVNEPLEVYTADSLIEGDKINADSLSQQGVELLWLKDRFTMMAEWQQAQVTSIENTTNDYEGGYLQFGYQLSGGYRKYKNAKLGASSEPGWEITGRYSLLKLKQENQDAKTYALGVNYTVNKNIKFMADYIKADYYEAGGTITSGNAISLRLQYSF, from the coding sequence ATGACCTCTAAACAAACGATTACTTATGCGGCACTTTCAGCACTTTGCTTTGTAAGTAACGCAAGCTTTGCCAAAATTAACGACGATATAGACCTAAGCGGCTATATCATGCTCGACTACAACAAGTTTGATACCTCATTATTAGAGGGGCAATACGAAAGCAACGACTCAGAAAGTACCTCTGAAATACGCCGCGCACGCCTAAGTTTTAAATCAGACATCAGCAAAGACTGGAAAAGTAAATTTCAACTTGGCTTTGCCGATGGCGAAACCGAAATAAAAGACGCCTACTTAGAATACTCTGGCTGGAAATATGCCGATTTAACCATAGGCCAACAAAAAGAAGGCTTTGGCCTAGAAAAACTAACCAGCTCTCGTAATTTATTAATGCTCGAACGAAGCATGATAAGCGAAGCGTTTTCGCCAGGCCGTAGCTTAGGTATTAGCCTATCGGGAGACATAGCCTCAGTAAATTGGCAACTAGGTTATTACGAGCCCGATGAAGACGAAGCAACGTCTGCTATTACAGGGCGCGTAGCTTGGGTGCCATGGCAGCAAAACACCAACCTTTTACACCTAGGCGTCGCATTTAGTGAGAGGCAGTACGACGGTAACGAATTTAGAGTGAATGAACCTCTTGAAGTTTATACCGCCGACTCATTAATAGAAGGCGATAAAATTAATGCCGATAGCCTCTCGCAACAAGGCGTAGAGCTACTATGGCTTAAAGATAGATTTACCATGATGGCCGAGTGGCAACAAGCACAAGTAACCAGTATTGAAAATACAACCAATGATTACGAAGGCGGCTATTTGCAATTTGGTTATCAGCTATCGGGCGGATACCGTAAGTATAAAAACGCAAAACTAGGCGCAAGCTCAGAGCCAGGCTGGGAAATTACAGGCCGCTACAGCCTACTTAAGCTCAAGCAAGAAAACCAAGACGCAAAAACCTACGCCCTCGGCGTTAACTACACCGTAAACAAGAATATAAAGTTTATGGCCGACTACATTAAAGCCGATTACTACGAGGCAGGCGGTACTATCACATCGGGCAATGCAATCTCATTAAGGCTGCAGTATTCGTTTTAA
- a CDS encoding glutathione S-transferase family protein: protein MITLHGFAASNYYNLVKHVLLHKELPFNEHLIYNNDEQFLAINPMGKVPAITTADRLNIAESSVICDYLEETYPSNTLYPEDSAERAFVRQIMKISELYFELPSRRLIPYVFTGSPAPEHVKDDIRKLLTRGVNALCELTHFSPWIAGEQFSMADIYVYYVNTVVNAFTPKELNWDVLAEIPGLKEWQAKMSQSTIAQQIEADRQANMPEFMQKVTAQILAAQSK from the coding sequence ATGATTACTTTGCACGGCTTCGCAGCTAGTAACTATTACAACTTGGTTAAGCATGTACTTTTACACAAAGAGCTGCCATTTAATGAGCACCTTATATACAACAACGACGAGCAGTTTTTAGCTATAAACCCTATGGGAAAAGTACCGGCTATAACCACCGCTGATAGGCTAAATATTGCAGAGTCGAGCGTTATTTGCGACTACCTTGAAGAAACCTACCCAAGCAACACGCTATACCCTGAAGATTCAGCCGAGCGTGCTTTTGTTCGCCAAATTATGAAAATAAGTGAGCTTTACTTTGAATTGCCAAGCAGACGCTTAATCCCGTATGTATTTACAGGCTCCCCTGCACCTGAACACGTAAAAGACGACATTCGCAAGCTATTAACGCGCGGTGTAAACGCTCTTTGTGAATTAACGCATTTTTCGCCGTGGATAGCTGGCGAACAATTTAGCATGGCAGATATTTACGTTTACTACGTAAATACAGTGGTTAACGCATTCACGCCAAAAGAGCTTAATTGGGATGTACTGGCCGAAATCCCAGGTTTGAAAGAGTGGCAAGCAAAGATGAGTCAATCGACTATTGCTCAGCAAATAGAGGCAGATCGCCAAGCAAATATGCCTGAGTTTATGCAAAAGGTAACAGCACAAATACTGGCAGCTCAAAGCAAGTAA